A genomic region of Cydia splendana chromosome 17, ilCydSple1.2, whole genome shotgun sequence contains the following coding sequences:
- the LOC134798519 gene encoding uncharacterized protein LOC134798519: MDAHCVVAAALLFIQMVIVLVMLNPAYDQRKITDYINEKTEKYKANVAVVIAVYFAIILYIGVYSPIQNIIMLRLCKHIDQNERELIMICTEKNCIMTGFSIFLAVIIYGIKCLVSYTASLVEQSDRQIALPQLKLLRPTTLTTAMKMKRSMSYETILMARDLREQLSLLMRNAGTDNRYKPPNVLDSSFGSG; encoded by the coding sequence ATGGACGCCCACTGCGTGGTCGCTGCAGCCCTGCTCTTCATCCAAATGGTAATAGTTCTCGTCATGCTGAACCCCGCCTACGACCAACGTAAAATCACCGACTATATTAACGAGAAGACTGAAAAATATAAAGCAAACGTTGCTGTAGTAATCGCtgtttattttgctataattttaTATATTGGCGTGTATAGTCcgattcaaaatattattatgttaagACTATGTAAACATATAGATCAGAATGAACGAGAGCTTATAATGATCTGTACAGAGAAGAATTGCATAATGACCGGGTTCTCCATATTCCTCGCAGTTATTATCTATGGGATTAAGTGTCTAGTTTCATACACAGCTAGCTTGGTGGAACAGTCCGACAGACAGATAGCCCTGCCGCAGCTGAAGCTCCTTAGACCAACCACACTCACAACCGCTATGAAGATGAAACGATCGATGTCGTACGAGACCATACTGATGGCGAGGGACTTGCGAGAGCAACTGAGTTTGTTGATGAGAAATGCGGGTACTGACAACAGGTACAAGCCTCCGAATGTTTTAGACTCCTCGTTCGGGTCGGGTTGA